One window from the genome of Podospora pseudocomata strain CBS 415.72m chromosome 6, whole genome shotgun sequence encodes:
- a CDS encoding hypothetical protein (EggNog:ENOG503PI39) translates to MSSSPTTSTPNLSASSSTVDLSHYDPKVRNLLETGSVKFHIRTAGAKWECTIVDRNTHERRKTLRGDSSSITTLDSNQASPSAH, encoded by the exons ATGtcttcctcacccaccaccagcacccccaacctctctgCTTCCTCCAGCACGGTTGACCTCTCCCACTACGACCCCAAGGTCCGCAACCTGCTCGAGACCGGTAGCGTCAAGTTCCACATTCGTACCGCTGGTGCCAAGTGGGAGTGCACCATTGTCGACCGGAATACCCA CGAAAGAAGAAAGACCCTCCGCGgcgactcctcctccatcacaaCGCTTGACTCCAACCAAGCGAGCCCTTCTGCTCACTGA
- a CDS encoding hypothetical protein (EggNog:ENOG503NVK1; COG:J) produces the protein MDPQAHDARLPLLKIYNSLTRTKNDFIPVDSTGEVVTWYACGPAVYEDAHLGHAKNYVSTDIIRRIMRDYFGFRVKFVMNTTDIDDKIILQARRQHLLARFKHQHAEEETVSETVLAEVKAAFLQYVGKNLPSLPGDMNPESFAEEVNKAVTVEDLLLRAHIGTAQLAVEALQNPGTASEFFAKADDVLLPYLDALHGASIDPNNHQVYLELSQKFKRRFFEDMDALNVLPPDQLTRVTEYVRQIVDFLEKIVANGFGYATPGGSVYFDIDSFEKAGHIYSRLEPWNKNDPALLADGEGSLSKGASMKRSPNHFALWKASKPGEPAWDSPWGRGRPGLYIECSAMASEAIGKTMDIHSGGVDLRFPHHDNELAQSEAYWSTPDCHVQIRGLKMSKSLKNYTTIRSVLSEKDWTARSLRICFLLMPWQDGIEVTDELMKAVIGWEGKLNNFFLKSLDLSKHTRPNAEGQDIGVADQQLLKSLEKAKADVDNALCDSFNTSAVMRILSDLVTEVNSAEKLADETVLSLARWVTRIVTIFGLDPEGDLTNSERIGWSGLDIPAPAKPYIYPASQLRDKVRTLAIGSAVDHDAISKLADEATLATPTFIDTSEPYSQVLQEFRKNVKDLAAEKAPAKDLLVLCDQLRDVHLWNLAIYLEDRNSALPPLVRPLDRSLIEARAEQESLAIAKAKAKLEQKAKEAEKERELRERAKIDPVAMFKASEYKE, from the exons ATGGACCCCCAAGCCCATGACGCTCGGCTGCCCCTATTGAAGATCTACAACAGCTTAACGCGGACCAAGAATGACTTCATTCCAGTTGATTCAACAGGGGAAGTCGTTACGTGGTACGCCTGCGGCCCTGCAGTGTACGAAGACGCCCATCTGGGCCACGCCAAGAATTATGTGTCGACCGACATCATTCGCCGTATCATGAGGGACTATTTCGGCTTCCGAGTCAAGTTCGTCATGAATACCACCGATATCGACGACAAGATTATCCTCCAGGCTCGTCGTCAACACCTGCTAGCGCGATTCAAGCATCAACATGCTGAGGAAGAGACGGTTAGTGAGACGGTTCTGGCTGAGGTGAAGGCCGCATTTCTCCAATATGTTGGCAAGAATCTGCCGTCGTTGCCGGGGGATATGAACCCAGAGAGCTTCGCCGAGGAAGTCAACAAGGC TGTTACTGTCGAGGATTTGCTGCTCAGGGCGCATATTGGGACAGCACAGTTGGCTGTCGAggccctccaaaaccctgGAACAGCGTCTGAGTTCTTCGCCAAAGCAGACGATGTCCTGCTGCCATATCTGGATGCATTGCATGGTGCCTCTATCGACCCGAACAATCATCAGGTTTACCTGGAGCTGAGCCAGAAATTCAAGCGCCGCTTCTTCGAAGACATGGATGCGCTGAACGTCCTGCCTCCCGATCAACTGACACGTGTGACCGAGTATGTCAGACAAATCGTCGACTTTCTAGAGAAGATTGTGGCGAATGGTTTCGGGTACGCTACCCCCGGTGGTTCCGTCTACTTCGATATCGACTCGTTTGAGAAAGCTGGGCATATCTACTCCCGGCTAGAACCATGGAACAAGAACGACCCTGCCCTTTTGGCTGATGGCGAGGGGTCGCTGTCCAAAGGAGCATCTATGAAGAGGAGCCCGAATCATTTTGCCCTGTGGAAGGCCAGCAAGCCAGGCGAACCAGCCTGGGATAGCCCGTGGGGTCGTGGGCGGCCTGGGTTGTACATTGAATGCTCTGCCATGGCGTCGGAAGCGATAGGGAAGACGATGGATATCCATTCTGGAGGGGTTGACCTTCGTTTCCCTCACCATGACAACGAGTTGGCACAGTCAGAGGCGTATTGGTCGACTCCGGACTGCCATGTGCA GATCCGGGGCTTGAAGATGAGCAAGAGTCTTAAGAACTACACAACTATTCGAAGTGTGCTCTCCGAGAAAGACTGGACTGCTCGGTCTCTCCGAATCTGCTTCCTTTTGATGCCTTGGCAGGATGGTATTGAGGTGACGGATGAGCTCATGAAGGCGGTAattgggtgggagggcaaGCTTAATAATTTctttttgaagagcttggatCTGTCAAAACACACTCGTCCCAATGCCGAGGGTCAAGATATTGGGGTTGCTGACCAGCAGTTGCTGAAGTCtctggagaaggcgaaggcCGACGTCGACAATGCGCTCTGCGAttccttcaacacctccgCTGTGATGAGAATCCTCTCTGATCTTGTCACCGAGGTGAACTCAGCCGAGAAGCTTGCCGACGAAACAGTCCTCTCCCTGGCGCGCTGGGTTACTCGCATTGTCACCATCTTCGGCCTGGATCCTGAAGGGGATCTCACCAATTCAGAACGTATAGGGTGGTCCGGACTCGATATTCCGGCGCCAGCAAAGCCTTACATATACCCTGCATCGCAATTGCGTGACAAGGTCCGAACCCTAGCAATCGGCTCGGCGGTCGATCATGATGCCATTTCCAAGCTCGCTGATGAGGCAACCCTCGCCACCCCTACCTTCATCGACACTTCAGAGCCTTACAGTCAGGTGCTGCAGGAATTCCGCAAAAACGTTAAAGATTTGGCAGCTGAGAAAGCACCGGCCAAGGATTTGCTTGTCTTGTGTGACCAGCTTCGCGATGTGCACCTCTGGAACCTAGCGATATATCTGGAGGACCGCAATAGCGCTCTGCCTCCCTTGGTGAGGCCTCTCGATAGGTCCCTCATAGAGGCTCGCGCAGAGCAAGAGTCCCTTGCTATCGCCAAAGCCAAGGCCAAGCTGGAGCAGAAAGCAAAGGAGGCtgagaaagagagggagCTGCGGGAACGTGCCAAAATCGATCCTGTGGCAATGTTCAAGGCGTCTGAGTATAAGGAATGA
- the IDH2 gene encoding NAD-dependent isocitrate dehydrogenase (EggNog:ENOG503NVMJ; COG:C) has product MFALRAIAVPAQRQAFRAAPRAAVTLSLQNQRLYSEKVAKYEGKKDAKGNYTVSLIEGDGIGPEIAVAVKDIFAAAKTPISWEPINVDPILKDGKTAIPDDAIESIKRNKIALKGPLATPIGKGHVSLNLTLRRTFNLFANLRPCRSVAGYKTPYDNVDTVLIRENTEGEYSGIEHVVVDGVVQSIKLITREASERVLRFAFQHARSIGRKKVRVVHKATIMKMSDGLFLQCAHNIAKEFPDIEFDAELLDNTCLKMTTDPIPYNDKVLVMPNLYGDILSDMCAGLIGGLGLTPSGNIGDECSIFEAVHGSAPDIAGKGLANPTALLLSSMMMLRHMSLNEYADRIEKAAFATLAEGKALTGDLGGKASTKQFTDAIIEKL; this is encoded by the exons ATGTTCGCCCTCCGTGCCATTGCTGTCCCTGCGCAGCGCCAGGCCTTCCGCGCAGCTCCCCGCGCGGCCGTCACTCTTTCGCTGCAG AACCAGAGACTATACTCCGAGAAGGTCGCCAAGTACGAGGGAAAGAAGGATGCGAAG GGTAACTACACAGTCAGTTTGATCGAGGGTGATGGCATTGGCCCCGAGATTGCCGTTGCCGTCAAGGACATtttcgccgccgccaag ACGCCAATTTCCTGGGAGCCCATCAACGTCgaccccatcctcaaggaTGGCAAGACTGCTATCCCCGACGATGCCATCGAGAGCATCAAGAGAAACAAAATTGCCCTCAAGGGTCCTCTTGCT ACCCCCATCGGTAAGGGCCACGTCTCTCTCAACTTGACCCTTCGTCGCACTTTCAACCTCTTCGCCAACCTCCGTCCCTGCCGCTCGGTTGCTGGATACAAGACCCCCTACGATAACGTCGACACCGTCCTGATCCGCGAGAACACCGAAGGCGAGTACTCCGGCATTGAGCACgttgtggtggatggtgtcGTCCAGAGCATCAAGCTCATCACCCGCGAGGCCAGCGAGCGCGTCCTCCGGTTCGCCTTTCAGCATGCCCGCTCCATCGGCCGCAAGAAGGTCCGTGTCGTCCACAAGGCCACCATCATGAAGATGTCCGACGGTCTTTTCCTCCAGTGCGCCCACAACATCGCCAAGGAGTTCCCCGATATCGAGTTCGACGCcgagctcctcgacaacACCTGCCTCAAGATGACTACCGACCCCATCCCCTACAACGACAAGGTCCTCGTCATGCCCAACCTGTACGGTGACATTCTCTCCGACATGTGCGCCGGTCTCATTGGCGGTCTCGGGTTGACCCCCTCCGGCAACATTGGCGACGAGTGCTCCATCTTCGAGGCCGTCCACGGTTCCGCCCCTGATATTGCCGGCAAGGGTCTTGCCAACCCCaccgctctcctcctcagctccatgatgatgttgagacACATGAGCCTGAACGAGTACGCCGACCGCATCGAGAAGGCGGCTTTCGCCACCCttgccgagggcaaggcTCTTACTGGTGATCTTGGTGGCAAGGCTTCCACCAAACAGTTCACGGATGCGATTATCGAGAAGCTTTAA